In Polynucleobacter ibericus, a genomic segment contains:
- a CDS encoding penicillin-binding protein 1A has protein sequence MALPPKDKPLNQRPIRPSDRRPRQTRFEPGLPRKNSSNPLVKALLIIGVVFALVVMLLMGYAFLVAKPNLPKISALTDYNPKTPLRIYTADKVLIGEFGEERRKVIPLNEIPQSMRNAVLAIEDDRFYSHGGVDYIGILRAAATNLRGHLSQGASTITMQVARNFFLSNEKTFSRKIYEVLLAWEIESQLTKDKILEIYMNQIFLGQRAYGFSSAAQIYFGKELKDITIAESAMLAGLPKAPSAYNPVSNFRRAKIRQEYILQRMRDLGYITPEDYQKAMIEELHIRGLGNEFAVRADFPAEMVRQLLFTQYGEAIYSQGIDVYTTILKADQDAAYKAVRRGIFEYDLRHAYRGPEGFIDLPEDTVKRQRAIDEALLAYPQLDDLQSGVVLDVKPKEMQVMIATGDTITIKGEGMKLASASLTDSTQPKKRLRPGAVVRLLSDGGVWKLAQLPQVEAAFVSMNAETGAILSLVGGFDFRRNQFNHVTQALRQPGSSFKPFIYAAAIEKGFTPSTMVNDAPLSIGSMETGSQAWQPKNYDGKYDGMMRLRNALAKSKNLVSVRIIRAIGPSYAQEYIQRFGFEPEKHPPYLTMALGAGSVTPLQMASAYSVFANGGYRVDPFLIDKMVDSKGTVMFEAKPTRSGEDAPRVLDARTAFVMDSMLQEVTKSGTAASARGKLGRSDIAGKTGTTNDSHDAWFAGYSPKVVAIAWIGFDKPASLGDRETGGGLALPMWISYMSTALKDSPQISREVPSGVTQVDGDWFIPEFSNNGGVRELQ, from the coding sequence ATGGCCTTACCTCCAAAAGACAAGCCGCTAAACCAGCGTCCCATTCGTCCATCCGATAGACGTCCTCGGCAAACACGATTTGAGCCTGGCTTACCACGTAAGAATTCAAGCAATCCGCTCGTAAAGGCCCTATTGATCATCGGCGTAGTTTTTGCTTTGGTGGTCATGCTGCTAATGGGCTATGCCTTTTTAGTAGCAAAGCCCAATCTTCCCAAGATTTCTGCATTAACGGATTACAACCCTAAGACACCGCTGCGTATCTATACGGCAGACAAAGTTTTAATTGGTGAGTTTGGAGAGGAGCGTCGCAAGGTAATCCCCTTAAATGAAATTCCGCAAAGCATGCGCAATGCCGTTTTAGCGATTGAGGATGATCGCTTTTACTCACATGGTGGCGTGGACTACATCGGAATTTTGCGGGCTGCAGCAACCAATTTGCGCGGCCACCTCTCGCAGGGTGCCTCAACCATCACGATGCAGGTGGCACGTAACTTCTTCCTAAGTAATGAAAAAACCTTCAGTCGCAAAATATATGAAGTACTGCTTGCTTGGGAAATTGAGTCTCAGTTAACCAAAGACAAAATTCTGGAAATTTATATGAACCAGATTTTCTTAGGTCAGAGGGCTTACGGTTTTTCCAGCGCAGCGCAGATTTACTTTGGTAAAGAACTAAAAGACATCACGATTGCTGAGTCAGCTATGCTGGCTGGTTTGCCAAAAGCACCATCAGCCTACAACCCGGTCAGCAACTTCCGCCGTGCCAAGATTCGTCAAGAGTACATTCTTCAGCGCATGCGCGATCTAGGCTACATCACCCCGGAAGATTATCAAAAGGCGATGATTGAGGAATTGCATATTCGTGGCTTGGGCAATGAATTCGCAGTACGTGCTGATTTTCCTGCTGAGATGGTACGTCAATTGCTTTTCACCCAATATGGTGAGGCAATCTATTCGCAGGGGATCGACGTCTACACCACCATCCTCAAGGCCGATCAAGACGCTGCTTATAAAGCAGTCCGCCGTGGTATTTTTGAATACGATTTACGTCACGCTTATCGTGGCCCAGAAGGTTTTATCGATCTTCCTGAAGACACAGTGAAGCGCCAGCGTGCAATTGACGAAGCCCTGCTTGCTTACCCACAGTTAGATGATCTGCAGTCCGGTGTTGTACTAGACGTTAAGCCAAAAGAAATGCAAGTCATGATTGCTACTGGAGACACTATCACTATTAAAGGGGAGGGAATGAAATTGGCATCCGCTTCCCTCACCGATAGCACCCAACCCAAGAAACGTTTGCGTCCTGGTGCAGTAGTGCGACTGTTGTCTGATGGAGGGGTTTGGAAATTAGCACAGCTGCCGCAAGTTGAGGCTGCTTTTGTGTCCATGAATGCTGAGACGGGCGCGATCCTGTCATTGGTGGGTGGTTTTGATTTCCGTCGCAATCAGTTCAATCACGTCACTCAAGCCTTACGTCAGCCTGGCTCATCTTTTAAGCCGTTTATTTATGCTGCAGCCATTGAAAAAGGTTTCACCCCCAGTACGATGGTGAACGATGCGCCACTGTCAATCGGAAGTATGGAAACAGGTAGCCAAGCTTGGCAACCAAAAAACTACGATGGTAAGTATGACGGCATGATGCGTTTGCGTAATGCTTTAGCTAAATCGAAGAACTTGGTTTCAGTTCGCATCATTCGCGCTATTGGGCCTTCATATGCACAAGAATATATTCAGCGTTTTGGTTTTGAACCAGAGAAGCATCCCCCTTATTTAACAATGGCATTGGGTGCGGGCTCTGTAACCCCATTGCAAATGGCTTCTGCATATAGCGTGTTTGCTAATGGCGGCTACCGTGTAGACCCATTTTTAATTGACAAGATGGTGGACTCCAAAGGCACCGTTATGTTTGAAGCGAAGCCTACTCGTTCTGGCGAAGATGCGCCTCGTGTTCTTGATGCGCGTACAGCCTTTGTCATGGATAGCATGTTGCAAGAAGTCACAAAGTCTGGCACCGCAGCCTCAGCACGCGGCAAGTTAGGCCGCAGTGACATCGCCGGTAAAACTGGAACTACTAACGATTCCCATGATGCTTGGTTTGCTGGCTACAGCCCTAAAGTGGTGGCGATTGCCTGGATTGGTTTTGATAAGCCTGCAAGCTTAGGTGATCGGGAAACGGGTGGCGGACTTGCTTTACCGATGTGGATTTCTTATATGTCGACCGCATTGAAAGATAGTCCGCAGATATCACGTGAAGTGCCGAGTGGGGTTACTCAAGTGGACGGTGACTGGTTTATTCCAGAATTCTCCAACAATGGCGGTGTGCGCGAACTGCAATAG
- a CDS encoding transposase, whose translation MARQARTVIPGQAMHVMVRGNNRETLFFGDTDRRAYLEWLREAARQFGCAVHAFALMPNHVHLLMTPQSEDSLAKTMQSLGRRYAQYFNQQHHRSGTIWEGRYRSSLIDPDYFLRCQRYIELNPVRAGYESNPQSSSWTSFATHIGGNAEPWLVDHPYFWKLGNTPFERQMSWSNFVKEGAPHWEDRQITESLIRSKPWVSDIYAKKLFKDTPELTLIRHRGRPRKIITANSIT comes from the coding sequence ATGGCACGGCAAGCTCGCACAGTAATACCAGGTCAAGCGATGCATGTGATGGTCCGCGGTAATAATCGCGAAACATTATTTTTTGGCGACACAGATCGGCGTGCTTATTTGGAGTGGTTGCGCGAAGCCGCAAGGCAGTTTGGCTGCGCAGTTCATGCCTTTGCATTGATGCCTAACCATGTGCATTTACTCATGACGCCCCAAAGCGAAGATTCGCTTGCAAAGACCATGCAATCTCTTGGACGTCGTTATGCTCAATACTTCAATCAGCAGCACCATCGATCCGGAACTATTTGGGAAGGTAGATACCGCTCATCTCTCATCGATCCAGATTATTTTCTGCGCTGCCAGCGTTATATAGAGCTCAACCCTGTCAGAGCTGGATACGAATCTAATCCTCAAAGCTCTAGTTGGACTAGCTTTGCAACCCATATAGGGGGCAACGCAGAGCCTTGGTTGGTAGACCACCCTTACTTTTGGAAGTTGGGTAATACCCCTTTTGAAAGGCAGATGAGTTGGTCTAACTTCGTTAAAGAGGGTGCACCTCATTGGGAGGATCGCCAAATCACAGAATCTTTGATTCGATCAAAACCCTGGGTGAGTGATATTTATGCAAAAAAACTCTTTAAAGACACGCCCGAACTTACCTTAATTCGCCATCGTGGACGCCCTAGAAAAATAATTACAGCAAATTCAATAACTTAA
- a CDS encoding glutamate synthase-related protein: MTTQLNSNLRPIAHGLYDPANEHDACGVGFVAHIKGKKSHEIVSQGLQILENLDHRGAVGADPLMGDGAGILIQIPDTLYREEMAKQGVTLPPLGEYGVGMIFLPKEHASRLACEQELERTVRLEGQVVLGWRDVPVDVKLPMSPTVQMTEPFIRQIFIGRGRDIMTTDALERKLYVIRKTASHAIQDLHLKHGKEYFVASMSARTIVYKGLLLANQVGAYYQDLQDKRTVSALALVHQRFSTNTFPAWELAHPYRMIAHNGEINTVKGNVNWVNAREGAISSPVLGDDLQKLWPLIYPGQSDTACFDNCLELLVMSGYPLAQAMMMMIPEAWEQHALMDDNRRAFYEYHAAMMEPWDGPAAMAFTDGRQIGATLDRNGLRPARYYVTDDDLVIMGSEAGVLPIPESKIVQKWRLQPGKMFMIDMEQGRIIDDVELKNAVSKAKPYKSWIDAVRVKLDEVDASKADLIDEKMTIRPAAKLLDRQQAFGYTQEDIKFLMAPMATNGEEAIGSMGNDSPLAVLSNKNKPLYNYFKQLFAQVTNPPIDPIRENMVMSLVSFIGPKPNLLDTNNINPPMRLEVSQPILDFDDITKIRHIGHYTNGKFRSYELDICYPAAWGKAGIEARLASLCAEAADAVRSGYNILIVSDRQVDEKHVAIPALLATSAIHQHLVQKGLRTSVGLVVETGSARETHHFALLAGYGAEAIHPYLAMETLAEMAKGLSGDLSAEKAVKNFVKAIGKGLQKVMSKMGISTYMSYTGSQIFEAIGLNHDIIDQYFKGTPSNVGGIGVFEVAEEALRMHTSAFGNDPVLTNMLDAGGEYAFRVRGENHMWTPDTIAKLQHSTRIGAEKGYQTYKEYANIINDQTKRQMTLRGLFEFKIDPAKAIPLDEVESAKEIVKRFATGAMSLGSISTEAHATLAIAMNRIGGKSNTGEGGEDPNRYVNELKGIPIKKGETLASILGSDVVEANIPLLDGDSLRSKIKQVASGRFGVTTEYLRSADQIQIKMAQGAKPGEGGQLPGGKVSDYIGKLRFSVPGVGLISPPPHHDIYSIEDIAQLIHDLKNVNPKADVSVKLVSEVGVGTVAAGVAKAKADHVVIAGHDGGTGASPLSSIKHAGSPWELGLAETQQTLVLNGLRSRIRVQADGQMKTGRDVVIGALLGADEFGFATAPLVVEGCIMMRKCHLNTCPVGVATQDPELRKKFSGKPEHVVNFFFFIAEEAREIMAQLGIRKFDDLIGRVDLLDTRKGIENWKVHGLDFSKIFAEPQVAAEVPRYQVLTQDHGLANALDNILIEKSEPALERGEKVSFIVPVKNVNRTVGAMLSGEVAQRYGHAGLPDDTIHIQLNGTAGQSFAAFLARGITLDLVGDGNDYVGKGLSGGRVIVRAPHEFRGDTAKNIIVGNTVLYGAIAGEAFFNGVAGERFAVRNSGATTVVEGTGDHGCEYMTGGTVVVLGATGRNFAAGMSGGIAYVYDEDGLFDKRCNTSMATLEKVLPSAEQIAKMPKSEWHAPVDVKDGGERVTDEQILKGLIERHFRHTGSERAKAILADWENARGRFVKVLPTEYKRALGELWEKAQNKTVAA, from the coding sequence ATGACTACACAATTAAATTCAAATCTTCGCCCAATCGCTCACGGTTTATATGACCCTGCTAATGAGCATGACGCATGCGGCGTAGGATTCGTTGCGCACATCAAAGGAAAAAAATCCCATGAGATCGTTTCGCAGGGTTTACAGATTCTGGAGAATCTAGATCACCGTGGAGCGGTTGGTGCCGATCCTTTAATGGGAGATGGTGCTGGCATCTTGATCCAGATTCCAGATACTTTGTATCGCGAAGAAATGGCTAAGCAAGGCGTGACATTGCCACCATTAGGTGAGTATGGCGTTGGTATGATTTTCTTGCCAAAAGAACATGCTTCACGTTTGGCATGCGAGCAAGAATTAGAGCGCACCGTGCGCTTGGAAGGCCAAGTTGTTTTAGGTTGGAGAGATGTTCCGGTAGATGTGAAATTACCGATGTCTCCTACAGTGCAGATGACTGAGCCATTTATTCGTCAAATTTTCATTGGCCGCGGTCGTGACATCATGACAACAGACGCGCTTGAACGGAAGTTATATGTCATTCGCAAAACTGCAAGTCATGCAATTCAAGATTTACATTTGAAGCATGGCAAAGAATATTTCGTTGCTTCAATGTCTGCTAGAACCATTGTTTATAAGGGTTTGCTGTTAGCGAACCAAGTGGGCGCCTATTACCAAGACTTGCAAGATAAGCGCACTGTATCTGCACTTGCTTTAGTACATCAACGTTTCTCTACCAATACTTTCCCTGCTTGGGAATTGGCTCATCCGTATCGCATGATTGCACATAACGGTGAGATCAATACTGTTAAAGGTAACGTTAATTGGGTGAATGCACGTGAGGGCGCAATTAGCTCCCCAGTACTTGGTGACGACTTACAAAAACTCTGGCCTTTAATTTATCCAGGCCAATCAGACACTGCTTGTTTTGATAACTGTTTAGAGTTGTTGGTAATGTCTGGCTATCCATTGGCCCAAGCCATGATGATGATGATTCCTGAGGCGTGGGAACAGCATGCATTGATGGATGACAATCGCCGTGCTTTCTATGAATACCATGCGGCCATGATGGAGCCCTGGGATGGTCCTGCAGCAATGGCATTTACTGATGGTCGTCAAATCGGCGCAACTTTGGATCGCAATGGATTGCGTCCAGCACGTTACTACGTCACCGATGATGATTTAGTCATCATGGGTTCTGAAGCTGGCGTTTTACCTATTCCTGAAAGCAAGATCGTTCAAAAATGGCGTTTGCAACCAGGCAAGATGTTCATGATCGACATGGAGCAAGGCCGCATCATTGATGACGTTGAACTCAAGAATGCGGTTTCTAAGGCCAAGCCATATAAGAGCTGGATCGATGCAGTTCGTGTGAAGTTAGATGAAGTTGATGCCAGCAAGGCAGACTTGATTGACGAGAAAATGACGATTCGTCCGGCGGCCAAATTATTAGATCGCCAACAAGCCTTCGGTTACACACAGGAAGACATTAAATTCCTGATGGCCCCAATGGCCACGAATGGTGAGGAGGCTATTGGTTCCATGGGGAATGACAGCCCATTGGCTGTTCTTTCTAATAAGAACAAGCCGCTCTACAACTACTTCAAGCAATTATTTGCTCAGGTTACGAATCCTCCAATCGATCCGATTCGCGAGAATATGGTCATGTCATTAGTGTCATTCATCGGTCCAAAGCCGAATTTGTTAGACACCAACAATATCAATCCACCAATGCGCTTGGAAGTCAGTCAGCCGATTTTGGATTTTGATGACATCACCAAGATTCGTCATATTGGACATTACACCAACGGCAAGTTCCGTTCTTATGAGTTAGATATTTGCTATCCAGCAGCATGGGGTAAAGCAGGTATTGAGGCACGCTTAGCTTCTTTATGTGCTGAAGCGGCAGATGCTGTGCGTTCTGGTTACAACATTTTGATTGTGAGCGATCGTCAAGTTGATGAGAAGCACGTGGCTATTCCTGCTCTGTTGGCTACTTCCGCAATCCACCAACATTTAGTGCAAAAAGGTTTGCGTACTAGCGTTGGTTTGGTAGTTGAAACTGGTAGCGCACGTGAGACACATCACTTTGCTCTCCTTGCTGGCTATGGTGCAGAAGCTATTCATCCGTACCTTGCTATGGAAACTTTGGCTGAAATGGCTAAAGGTTTATCCGGTGATTTGTCCGCTGAAAAAGCAGTGAAGAACTTCGTTAAGGCCATTGGTAAGGGCTTGCAAAAAGTCATGTCCAAAATGGGCATTTCCACTTATATGTCTTACACCGGTTCACAGATTTTTGAAGCAATTGGTTTAAATCACGACATCATCGATCAATACTTCAAAGGCACTCCATCAAACGTAGGCGGTATTGGTGTATTTGAAGTAGCTGAAGAAGCCTTGCGCATGCATACATCTGCATTTGGTAACGATCCAGTCTTGACCAATATGCTCGATGCTGGTGGTGAATATGCTTTCCGTGTTCGTGGTGAGAACCATATGTGGACTCCAGATACGATCGCGAAGTTACAGCACTCGACGCGTATTGGTGCGGAGAAGGGCTATCAGACTTATAAAGAGTACGCCAACATCATTAATGATCAAACTAAGCGCCAAATGACTTTGCGTGGTTTGTTTGAATTCAAGATTGATCCAGCTAAAGCGATTCCATTGGATGAAGTGGAGTCTGCCAAAGAAATCGTCAAACGTTTTGCAACGGGCGCGATGTCTTTAGGTTCTATCTCTACCGAAGCACACGCTACTTTGGCGATTGCCATGAACCGTATTGGCGGCAAGTCTAATACTGGAGAAGGCGGTGAAGATCCAAACCGTTATGTGAATGAGCTCAAAGGCATTCCAATCAAGAAGGGCGAGACTTTAGCCAGCATCTTGGGTAGTGATGTTGTTGAAGCCAATATTCCATTGTTGGACGGTGACTCATTACGCTCCAAGATTAAGCAGGTTGCTTCAGGTCGCTTTGGTGTGACTACTGAATATTTACGCTCTGCTGATCAGATTCAGATCAAGATGGCGCAAGGTGCTAAGCCTGGTGAAGGTGGTCAATTGCCTGGTGGAAAAGTTTCTGACTACATCGGTAAGTTGCGTTTCTCAGTGCCGGGTGTTGGTTTGATTTCTCCTCCTCCGCACCATGACATTTACTCCATTGAAGATATCGCACAATTGATTCATGACTTGAAGAATGTGAATCCAAAAGCTGACGTTTCAGTGAAGTTGGTATCTGAGGTTGGTGTTGGTACGGTTGCTGCTGGTGTTGCTAAGGCAAAGGCTGATCACGTGGTGATCGCTGGTCATGATGGCGGTACTGGCGCATCTCCATTGTCTTCAATCAAGCATGCTGGCTCCCCATGGGAACTCGGTTTGGCGGAAACGCAGCAAACATTAGTTCTAAATGGTTTGCGTAGTCGTATTCGTGTTCAGGCTGATGGTCAAATGAAAACGGGTCGTGACGTAGTGATTGGTGCTCTATTGGGCGCTGATGAGTTTGGTTTTGCGACCGCTCCATTGGTGGTTGAGGGTTGCATCATGATGCGTAAGTGTCATTTGAATACCTGCCCAGTTGGTGTTGCTACACAAGACCCAGAATTGCGTAAGAAATTCTCAGGCAAGCCAGAGCACGTTGTGAACTTCTTCTTCTTTATCGCAGAAGAAGCTCGCGAGATCATGGCGCAATTGGGTATTCGTAAGTTTGATGACTTAATTGGCCGCGTTGATTTGTTAGATACCCGCAAAGGTATTGAGAACTGGAAAGTACACGGCTTGGATTTCAGCAAGATTTTTGCTGAGCCGCAAGTTGCTGCCGAAGTTCCACGTTACCAAGTGCTGACACAAGACCATGGTTTGGCTAATGCACTAGACAATATCTTGATAGAGAAGAGTGAGCCTGCATTAGAGCGTGGTGAAAAGGTTTCCTTCATTGTTCCTGTGAAGAACGTAAATCGGACTGTTGGCGCAATGCTCTCCGGCGAAGTTGCACAGCGTTATGGTCATGCAGGTTTGCCTGATGACACGATTCATATTCAATTGAATGGTACTGCTGGTCAAAGCTTCGCGGCCTTCTTGGCGCGCGGCATCACTTTAGATCTAGTGGGAGATGGCAATGACTATGTCGGTAAAGGCCTATCAGGTGGTCGTGTAATTGTTCGTGCTCCCCATGAGTTCCGCGGTGATACAGCGAAGAACATCATTGTTGGTAATACCGTTCTCTACGGTGCGATTGCAGGCGAAGCATTCTTCAATGGTGTAGCTGGGGAGCGTTTTGCTGTTCGTAACTCTGGCGCAACTACTGTTGTTGAGGGTACTGGGGACCATGGTTGCGAGTACATGACCGGTGGAACCGTCGTTGTATTGGGCGCTACAGGCCGTAACTTCGCTGCGGGTATGAGCGGTGGTATTGCTTATGTTTACGACGAAGATGGATTATTTGATAAGCGTTGCAATACCAGCATGGCTACCTTGGAAAAAGTACTTCCATCTGCTGAGCAAATTGCCAAGATGCCGAAATCTGAGTGGCACGCCCCAGTTGATGTCAAAGATGGCGGCGAGCGCGTGACTGATGAGCAAATTTTGAAGGGCTTGATTGAGCGTCATTTCCGTCACACTGGCTCTGAGCGTGCAAAAGCGATCTTGGCTGACTGGGAAAACGCCCGTGGTCGTTTTGTGAAGGTTCTCCCAACTGAGTACAAACGTGCTCTAGGTGAGTTATGGGAAAAAGCCCAGAACAAAACTGTTGCAGCTTAA
- a CDS encoding glutamate synthase subunit beta — MGKVTGFMEFERVDETYEVPVKRLHHYKEFVAALTDEEAKVQGARCMDCGIPFCNSGCPVNNIIPDFNDLVFQNDWKNALDVLQSTNNFPEFTGRICPAPCEAACTLGINSTAVGIKSIEHAIIDKGWESGWVKPQPSKTKTGKKVAVVGGGPAGMAAAQQLARVGHDVTVFEKNDRVGGLLRYGIPDFKMEKWLIDRRVEQMQAEGVKFETGVFVGKEAVGIEVKNYSTKTVSPEQLMKDFDAVVITGGAEQPRDLPVPGRELAGVHYALEFLIPQNKENAGDFKNEIRATDKHVVVIGGGDTGSDCVGTSNRHGATKITQFELLPQPPEVENKPLVWPYWPTKLRTSSSHEEGCERDWSVGTKRFEGKNGKVEKLIGVRLEWKDGKMSEVPNSEFEIKADLVLLAMGFVSPVQQVLNAFGVDKDARGNAKATEDGQNAYQTNVPKVFAAGDMRRGQSLVVWAIREGRQCARSVDEYLMGSSVLPR, encoded by the coding sequence ATGGGTAAGGTCACTGGATTTATGGAGTTTGAGCGCGTTGATGAGACGTACGAAGTACCGGTTAAGCGCCTCCATCATTACAAAGAATTTGTTGCTGCGTTAACTGATGAAGAAGCTAAAGTTCAAGGTGCACGTTGTATGGATTGCGGCATTCCGTTTTGCAATAGCGGCTGTCCAGTGAATAACATCATTCCTGACTTTAATGACTTGGTATTTCAGAATGACTGGAAGAATGCATTGGATGTTTTGCAATCAACCAATAACTTCCCAGAATTCACTGGCCGTATCTGTCCGGCGCCTTGTGAAGCTGCTTGTACTTTGGGCATTAACAGCACTGCAGTAGGTATCAAATCTATTGAGCACGCCATTATCGATAAGGGTTGGGAGAGTGGTTGGGTTAAGCCTCAACCATCCAAGACCAAGACTGGCAAAAAGGTAGCGGTTGTTGGCGGCGGACCTGCGGGTATGGCGGCTGCGCAGCAATTGGCTCGGGTTGGTCATGATGTAACCGTATTTGAAAAGAACGATCGTGTTGGTGGCTTACTGCGTTATGGCATCCCTGATTTCAAAATGGAAAAATGGTTGATTGATCGTCGTGTCGAGCAGATGCAGGCTGAAGGCGTCAAGTTTGAGACAGGTGTATTCGTTGGCAAAGAAGCGGTTGGTATAGAAGTAAAAAATTACTCTACTAAAACTGTTTCACCAGAGCAGTTGATGAAAGATTTTGATGCGGTAGTGATTACTGGTGGCGCAGAGCAACCACGAGATTTGCCAGTACCAGGCCGTGAGTTGGCTGGCGTGCACTATGCATTGGAATTCTTGATTCCACAAAATAAAGAAAATGCTGGTGACTTTAAAAATGAAATCCGTGCAACCGATAAACATGTAGTGGTTATCGGTGGTGGTGATACAGGTTCAGATTGTGTTGGCACCTCAAACCGTCACGGCGCAACGAAGATTACTCAGTTTGAGTTACTCCCGCAGCCACCGGAAGTAGAGAACAAGCCATTGGTCTGGCCATATTGGCCAACGAAGTTACGCACATCCTCATCTCATGAAGAGGGTTGCGAGCGCGACTGGTCTGTTGGAACTAAGCGTTTTGAAGGCAAAAACGGCAAAGTCGAGAAACTCATTGGTGTGCGTTTGGAGTGGAAAGACGGCAAGATGTCAGAAGTGCCAAACTCTGAATTTGAGATCAAAGCAGATTTAGTGCTTTTGGCTATGGGATTTGTCTCCCCAGTACAACAAGTATTGAATGCATTTGGCGTGGATAAAGATGCTCGCGGTAATGCAAAAGCGACAGAAGATGGCCAAAATGCTTATCAAACTAACGTTCCAAAGGTATTTGCTGCGGGTGATATGCGTCGCGGACAGTCTTTGGTGGTCTGGGCAATTCGCGAAGGACGCCAGTGCGCCCGTTCAGTAGACGAGTATTTAATGGGGTCTTCTGTTTTACCTCGATAA
- a CDS encoding ABC transporter ATP-binding protein: MNSGQPNSLDVSKQAAGEVVVSIKDVDFSYAPGERQILSGLNMEFRRGQVVAVMGGSGCGKTTILRLIGGQFTAQSGQVLFEGQDIGKMTGAELMAARRRMGMLFQFGALFTDLSVFENVAFPLREHTNLSEELLRSLVLMKLNAVGLRGARDLMPAQISGGMARRVALARAIALDPPLIMYDEPFAGLDPISLGITARLIRDLNNALGATSLLVTHDVEETFAIADYVYFIANGRIGAEGTPEELSRSTDPFVRQFLDAAPDGPVPFHYPGMSLEEDFGVGA; encoded by the coding sequence ATGAACAGTGGTCAGCCAAACTCCTTGGATGTAAGCAAGCAAGCTGCAGGTGAAGTTGTCGTCTCTATCAAGGACGTCGACTTTTCCTATGCCCCGGGAGAGCGGCAAATTTTGTCCGGACTCAATATGGAGTTTCGGCGTGGTCAAGTAGTGGCAGTGATGGGTGGTTCTGGTTGCGGTAAGACCACCATTCTGCGTTTAATTGGTGGTCAATTTACCGCCCAATCTGGACAAGTGCTGTTTGAAGGTCAAGACATTGGCAAGATGACTGGCGCTGAGTTGATGGCAGCCCGGCGTCGCATGGGAATGTTATTTCAGTTTGGCGCCTTGTTCACCGACCTCAGCGTTTTTGAAAACGTTGCCTTTCCCCTGCGTGAACACACAAACCTCAGTGAAGAATTATTGCGTTCACTAGTGTTGATGAAGCTCAATGCTGTTGGTTTACGTGGGGCGCGTGACTTAATGCCTGCACAAATTTCCGGTGGTATGGCAAGGCGAGTTGCCCTTGCTAGAGCGATTGCATTGGATCCGCCGCTCATCATGTATGACGAGCCATTTGCTGGTCTTGATCCTATTTCATTGGGTATCACTGCGCGCTTAATTCGTGACCTTAATAATGCCCTGGGAGCCACGAGTTTATTGGTGACGCACGATGTTGAGGAGACTTTTGCGATTGCTGATTATGTTTACTTTATCGCCAACGGCCGTATTGGTGCAGAGGGAACACCTGAGGAGTTGAGTCGCTCTACAGATCCTTTCGTTAGGCAATTTTTAGATGCTGCTCCAGATGGTCCTGTGCCTTTCCACTACCCTGGCATGAGCCTTGAAGAAGATTTTGGGGTGGGTGCCTAA
- the mlaE gene encoding lipid asymmetry maintenance ABC transporter permease subunit MlaE: protein MTALLNLFGDLGFFVRRNLSSLGLAARMFVAVIVRSGFLLKRPRLVIDQILFVGNHSFVIIAVSGLFVGFVLGLQGYYTLNRYGSEQALGLLVALSLTRELGPVITALLFAGRAGTSLTAEIGLMKAGEQLTAMEMMAVDPLGRVIAPRLWAGIISMPILATIFTAVGVLGGYLVGVPLIGVDSGAFWSQMQGGVDLFSDIGNGLIKSMVFGVAVTFIALYQGYESKPTPEGVSQATTRTVVISSLSVLALDFLLTAMMFSN, encoded by the coding sequence ATGACTGCGCTTCTCAATCTATTTGGCGACCTTGGGTTTTTTGTTCGCCGTAATTTAAGTAGTCTTGGTTTGGCTGCACGCATGTTTGTCGCAGTGATTGTGCGCTCAGGATTCTTGCTGAAAAGACCGCGTTTAGTCATTGATCAAATTTTATTTGTCGGTAATCACTCTTTTGTCATCATTGCGGTATCAGGATTATTTGTTGGCTTCGTACTTGGTTTGCAGGGGTACTACACCCTGAACCGCTATGGTTCAGAACAAGCACTGGGTTTATTGGTTGCCCTCTCGTTAACGCGTGAATTAGGCCCTGTCATTACTGCTTTGTTATTCGCTGGTAGGGCCGGTACTTCTTTAACAGCAGAGATTGGTTTAATGAAGGCCGGCGAACAATTGACCGCTATGGAAATGATGGCAGTGGATCCGCTGGGTCGTGTCATTGCACCCCGTCTCTGGGCGGGCATTATTTCAATGCCCATCTTGGCAACAATCTTTACAGCAGTGGGTGTATTGGGCGGCTATCTCGTTGGTGTGCCACTCATTGGGGTAGATTCCGGCGCCTTTTGGTCCCAGATGCAGGGTGGAGTCGATCTGTTTTCTGACATTGGCAACGGCCTCATTAAAAGTATGGTGTTTGGTGTCGCTGTGACCTTTATTGCGCTCTATCAAGGCTATGAATCTAAACCTACGCCTGAAGGTGTTTCGCAAGCGACTACCCGTACGGTGGTGATCTCTTCCTTATCGGTTTTAGCATTAGATTTCTTGCTAACCGCGATGATGTTTTCTAATTAG